One Nitrospinota bacterium genomic region harbors:
- the secD gene encoding protein translocase subunit SecD, whose amino-acid sequence MYKDLKWKIPLILAVVLGAVWLSYPIKEKIALGLDLQGGMHLMLEVQVEKAVEASLERMADDIKRDAENEDIEIEKVSSKLEGRRVTVYLVDAVDQPQVQKIMDGYPFLEKKEVSPDGLALNFQLTEGQADKIRKNAVNQGLETIRNRVDQFGVSEPTIQAQGEDRILIQLPGVKDPKRAINLIGKTARLEFKLVDEGRSVEAAIQGDLPEEDEILYQRRENKETGEVKQEPYLLKKRTILTGETLTSAEVRYDQDYNEPYVAITFDRVGASIFKQITRENVKKRLAIVLDNNVYSAPVIQDEISGGRAQITGRFTTEEARDLAIILRAGALPAPVVILENRTVGPSLGKDSIDKGISSIILGGILVLVFIIIYYKLSGMVAVTALFLNIVILVGALAYFGAALTLPGIAGIILTVGMAIDANVLIFERIREEIRLGKTVRAAIDAGFAKAFRTIVDANITTFIAAVVLFQFGTGPIKGFAITLCIGIAASMFTAVFVSHAMFDSAMSRKKITRLSI is encoded by the coding sequence ATGTATAAAGACCTTAAGTGGAAGATTCCCCTGATTCTGGCAGTTGTTCTGGGAGCCGTATGGCTGTCCTATCCCATAAAGGAAAAGATTGCGTTGGGGTTGGATTTGCAGGGAGGGATGCATCTGATGCTGGAAGTTCAGGTCGAAAAAGCGGTTGAGGCCAGCCTGGAACGTATGGCGGACGATATCAAACGCGATGCGGAGAACGAAGACATCGAAATCGAGAAGGTCTCATCGAAACTGGAGGGCCGACGGGTCACGGTCTATCTGGTCGATGCTGTGGACCAGCCCCAGGTGCAAAAGATCATGGATGGCTATCCTTTTTTGGAGAAAAAAGAGGTTTCTCCAGACGGTCTGGCTCTGAATTTTCAGTTGACCGAGGGGCAGGCAGATAAAATTCGTAAAAATGCCGTTAATCAGGGGTTGGAAACTATCCGTAACCGGGTGGATCAATTTGGAGTGTCCGAACCCACGATTCAGGCCCAAGGGGAAGATCGCATTCTGATCCAGTTGCCCGGCGTCAAGGACCCGAAACGGGCCATCAATCTTATCGGCAAAACCGCCCGCCTGGAGTTTAAGCTCGTGGACGAGGGCCGCAGTGTCGAGGCGGCGATTCAGGGCGATCTCCCTGAAGAAGATGAGATTCTCTATCAGCGTCGGGAAAACAAAGAGACAGGAGAGGTTAAGCAGGAGCCTTATCTGTTAAAAAAACGCACCATTTTGACTGGCGAAACCCTGACCAGCGCAGAAGTCCGTTATGACCAGGACTATAATGAACCTTATGTGGCCATCACCTTTGACCGAGTCGGGGCATCGATCTTTAAACAAATCACCCGCGAGAACGTCAAGAAACGGCTGGCCATCGTTCTCGACAACAATGTGTATTCCGCACCCGTGATTCAGGATGAAATTTCCGGGGGTCGCGCCCAGATCACCGGGCGTTTTACCACTGAAGAAGCGCGCGATCTGGCGATCATCTTGCGAGCGGGAGCCCTACCTGCTCCGGTTGTGATCCTTGAAAACCGCACAGTAGGACCTTCCCTCGGAAAAGATTCGATTGATAAAGGCATCAGCTCGATCATTCTGGGCGGCATTTTGGTGCTCGTCTTTATCATCATTTATTACAAGCTGTCGGGTATGGTGGCGGTGACCGCTCTGTTTTTAAACATAGTGATACTGGTGGGAGCGTTAGCCTATTTTGGCGCGGCGCTCACCCTGCCTGGAATTGCTGGCATTATATTGACCGTGGGCATGGCCATCGATGCCAATGTGCTTATCTTTGAGCGCATTCGCGAGGAGATACGCCTTGGAAAAACCGTTCGCGCTGCTATTGATGCAGGGTTTGCCAAAGCCTTCCGGACGATTGTGGATGCAAATATAACAACATTCATTGCCGCCGTCGTGTTGTTCCAGTTCGGCACAGGGCCGATCAAGGGCTTTGCCATTACCTTGTGTATCGGCATTGCCGCGAGTATGTTCACCGCAGTTTTCGTCAGCCACGCTATGTTTGACAGCGCGATGAGCCGGAAAAAAATAACCCGTTTGAGCATTTGA
- the yajC gene encoding preprotein translocase subunit YajC: MLDVVFAMSPPPEGADGAGGGFLTLLPPMIMMFAIFYFILIRPQQKKQKEVQKLLDDLKEGDNVVTLSGIHGSIKKIKDDTVMLQIADNVKIKINRTSIAALKTEGK, encoded by the coding sequence ATGCTTGATGTCGTATTTGCAATGTCACCTCCTCCAGAAGGTGCGGATGGGGCGGGCGGTGGCTTTTTGACGCTTTTGCCGCCGATGATTATGATGTTTGCCATCTTTTATTTCATCCTGATCCGGCCTCAGCAGAAAAAACAGAAAGAGGTCCAAAAATTACTGGACGATCTTAAAGAGGGCGACAATGTCGTGACCCTGAGTGGCATTCATGGCTCGATAAAAAAAATCAAAGACGACACGGTCATGCTTCAGATTGCTGACAACGTAAAAATAAAAATCAACCGGACGTCTATCGCCGCCCTAAAAACCGAAGGAAAGTGA